From a region of the Toxotes jaculatrix isolate fToxJac2 chromosome 7, fToxJac2.pri, whole genome shotgun sequence genome:
- the paqr3a gene encoding progestin and adipoQ receptor family member 3a, with the protein MRSAYYKPQNGTNCTYTKLKASGQSKADSGGPAMPQKVQKSAQTAHYIELGGYQYWPVLVPRGIRLYTYEQIPVFLRENPYITDGYRAYLPSRLCIKSLFILSNETVNIWSHLLGFLLFFCLGVYNMASVLPGFSASREDYVIYSIGLFCFQLCMLCSVGYHLFCCHRSEKTCRRWMALDYAGVSIGILGCYVPGVFYTFYCNNYWRQVYLVTVLAMILAVFFAQIHPHYLSKQWKQLRSLIFCSVAGYGLIPTVHWICITGGFSSELVQAFVPRVLGMYFIAALALIFYVSKVPERYFPGQLNYLGSSHQVWHLLLVLMFYWWHQSSGFIMAYRHNQPCPDAPQHA; encoded by the exons ATGCGTAGCGCGTATTATAAACCCCAAAATGGCACAAACTGCACATATACCAAGTTAAAAG CTTCAGGTCAGAGTAAAGCAGACTCCGGAGGCCCAGCCATGCCTCAGAAAGTCCAGAAGAGCGCCCAGACAGCACACTACATCGAGCTGGGAGGTTACCAGTACTGGCCTGTGCTGGTGCCCCGAGGCATCAGACTGTACACCTACGAACAGATCCCGGTGTTTCTGAGGGAGAACCCCTACATCACAGATGGATACAGAGCCTACCTGCCCTCCAGACTGTGCATCAAGAG CCTCTTCATTCTGTCCAATGAGACGGTGAATATCTGGAGCCATCTGTTGGgcttcctgctcttcttctgtctcgGGGTGTACAACATGGCGTCCGTGCTGCCGGGCTTCAGCGCCTCCAGAGAGGATTACGTCATCTACTCCATTGGCCTGTTCTGCTTCCAG CTGTGTATGCTGTGCTCGGTGGGTTACCACCTGTTCTGCTGCCATCGCTCGGAAAAGACCTGCCGCCGCTGGATGGCGCTGGATTATGCCGGTGTGTCCATCGGCATCCTGGGCTGTTATGTCCCCGGAGTCTTCTACACATTCTACTGCAATAAT TACTGGCGGCAGGTGTACCTGGTGACGGTCCTGGCCATGATCCTGGCCGTCTTCTTTGCTCAGATCCACCCTCATTACCTCAGCAAGCAGTGGAAGCAGCTGCGCTCGCTCATCTTCTGCTCGGTGGCCGGATACGGCCTCATCCCCACCGTCCACTGGATCTGCATCACGGGAGGCTTCTCCTCTGAGCTGGTCCAG GCTTTTGTTCCTCGTGTCCTGGGGATGTACTTCATTGCGGCATTAGCTCTCATTTTCTACGTTTCAAAAGTTCCTGAACGTTACTTCCCAG gTCAGCTCAACTACCTGGGCTCCAGTCACCAGGTGTGGCACTTGCTGCTGGTGCTGATGTTTTACTGGTGGCACCAGTCGTCAGGCTTCATCATGGCATACAGACACAACCAGCCCTGCCCCGATGCCCCCCAACACGCATAG